GCAGTGGACCCAGATATGGGCACTAATGGTGTTCAGACCTACCGGTTGCTGGACTACCATCGTATGTTCACCCTGGACGTGGAGGAGAATGAGAATGGGGAGCGCACCCCCTATCTAATTGTCATGGGACTGTTGGACAGAGAGACCCAGGACCAGTATGTGAGCATCATCATAGCTGAGGATGGTGGGTCTCCACCACTGATAGGCAGTGCCACCCTCACCATTGGAATAAGTGACATTAATGACAATTGCCCACTCTTCACAGACTCACAAATCAACATCACTGTGTATGGGAATGCTACTGTGGGCACACCAATTGCAGCTGTTCAGGCTGTGGACAGAGACTTGGGAAACAATGCTCAGATCACCTACTCTTACAGTCAGAAAGTTCCACAAGCATCCAAGGATTTATTCCATTTGAATGAAAACACCGGGGTCATTAAACTTTTCAGTAAGATTGGAGGAAGTGTTCTGCAAACACACAAGCTCACCATCCTTGCTAATGGGCCAGGCTGCATCCCTGCTGTGATCACTGCCCTGGTGACTATTATCAAAGTCATTTTCAGGCCACCTGAAATTGTCCCTCGTTATATAGCAAATCAAATAGATGGTATTATTTACCTGAAAGAATTGGAACCTGTTAACACTCCAATTGCATTCTTTACCATAAGAGATCCAGAAGGTAAATACAAGGTGAACTGCTATCTGGATGGTGAAGGACCATTTAGGTTATTGCCCTACAAACCATACAGTAATGAGTATCTTCTAGAAACGACAAAACCTATGGATTATGAGCTACAGCAATTCTATGAAATAGCCATAGTAGCTTGGAACTCTGAGGGATTTCAAGTcaaaaaaatgattaaagtgCAACTTTTAGATGACAATGATAATGCTCCTGTTTTCCTTCAACCCTTGGTAGAACTAACCATTGAAGAAAATAATGCACCCAATGCCTTTTTGACTAAGCTAGATGCTACAGATGCTGACAGTGGAGAGAGGGGCCAAGTTTCATATTTTCTGGGACCTGATGCTCCATCATATTTTTCCTTAGACAGTGTCACAGGAATTCTGACAGTTTCTACTCAGCTGGAtcgagaggagaaagaaaagtataGGTACACAGTCAGAGCTGTTGACTCTGGGAAGCCACCCCAAGAATCAGTAGCTACTGTGGTTATCACAGTGTTGGATAAAAATGACAACAGCCCTAGGTTCATCAACAAGGACTTCAGCTTCTTTGTGCCAGAAAATTTTCCAGGATACGGTGAAATTGGAGTAATTAGTGTCACAGATGCCGATACTGGGCAAAACGGATGGGTTGCTCTCTCCGTGGTGAACCAGAGTGATATTTTTGTCATAGACACTGGAAAGGGCCTGCTGAGAGCTAAAGTCTCTTTGGACAGAGAGCAGCAAAGCTCCTACACTTTGTGGGTTGAAGCCGTTGATGGGGGTACGCCTCCCCTCTCCTCTACTGCAAAAATCACAATTCTCCTTCTAGACATTAACGACAACCCGCCTCTTGTTTTATTTCCTCAGTCTAACATGTCTTACTTGTTGGTGTTGCCTTCTACTCTCCCTGGCTCACTAGTTACAGAGGTCTATGCAGTTGACAAAGACACAGGCATGAATGCTGTCATAGCGTATAGCATCATAGGGAGAAGAGGGCCTAGGCCTGAATCCTTTAGAATTGACCCTAAAACTGGCAACATTACTTTGGAAGAGGCATTGCTGCAGACAGATTATGGGCTCCATCGTTTATTGGTGAAAGTGAGTGATCATGGTTATCCAGAACCTCTCCATTCCACAGTTATGGTGAATCTTTTTGTCAATGACACTGTCAGTAATGAAAGCTACATTGAGAATCTTCTAAGAAAGGAACCAGAAATTAGCATAGAGGAGAAAGAACCACAGATTTCAATAGAACCAACTCATAGGAAAGCTGAATCCGTGTCCTGTATGCCCACATTAGTAGCTCTATCTGTAATAAGCTTGAGTTCTATCACATTCTTAACAGGGATGGGCATATATATCTGtttaaggagagagaagaaacacCATAGGGAGGATGAAAATTTGGAAGTACAAActccattaaaaggaaaaattgacttGCATATGAGAGAGAGGAAACCAATGGATATTtctaatatttgatttttttttttttttttgctgtggaaTAGAAGAGATATTTCAACTGATTTTGGGGATTTCTCACCACCAAAACAAGAATGTGGATGGCAGTTTGAATGAAGGACATCTAATTTATAACTTGTACTATATTGTAAATAGCTGTTTACaggtttttaaattcaaaatcagAAGTTATAATATGTgtacagaaatttttaaatgaaattggtACTAACAGCTATGGAGCTGTTATTTAGAAAATCTTGGACATGATTTGCAGCTTTCATACACCAAGCAGATGATTGTTAAAACCTAGGAATAAGGTAAGAAAATGTACATTGCATTTTTTGTCTAAAAAGTCCTTTAACCACAAGAGGGCTTCAACTGCTCCTTTGCAGGGAACTATTTTAAGGTATTGTACATGACAGTTGTACATGAAATTAACGAAAgagtctattttaaatatattgtttttaacaTTAAACAAAGATGAGATTAAATGGGATTTCACCCTACTTAAAtatatgattaaaaagaaaataaatgcatttgtaaACAGAATGTTTATTACTTCACAAATGCATCATGTATAATTTGAAATAGAAGGCATCTTTAATTTGGAAAAGAAGGCATCTGTGAAGAAGCACAGTTCTTTTTTAGCAAGGATAAATATTTTGCCATGTGTTAAAGATCTGATGTGCTGAAGAATAATCCACTTTCTGTGTACTCTCGTGGCTTTCTATTTGCTTTACCACTGCATTTACTGTTAACACAGGAAattctttcttaaagaaaatgtaaCTAGAAGCTATGTCCAAGAAAACAACCAGAAGCAAAGATATGTTTCAATCCTTAGTTGCTTAATAggtatttatgacattttgatgcTTTCACAACTCGTCAGTAGTACTTTATATTTGGGCTTTGTGTTAGATCTTATATACTTAAATTCATgtgttacataaaaaaaaaagaaaccttattAAAATTATTCTAGAAGCTGGTGGACGCTATCTGTTGTTTTAGCAGGACCTTTTCTATGAAAGTTATACTtatcattttattgttgtttaggtTTGTTGGCTACCATTTCTGGCTTCCTTTCTTTGGCTTTGGATTAGTTCCAAGAGTTTATTTGTAAGCTCAGCAGCAGACCTCTTTGATAATTTAGCTTTTACTGAATGCTTTGCAGTGAAGCAAGCTGGTTTATCAGTGATTGATCACCCTCACTTTATTGTGTGagctggaaattttattttatatgagagCTATAGCAAAATTATCTGTGTAAACAAAGAACTTATTAGCTTAAATTGGATCATTCTACTTTTTGGCATCATGTGTCTGTACTGTACCAAAAGTGTTTATATATCTGCAAATTAAAggtatatattttcataattttctcatttttactattttatatttgaacATGGGTTTGTTGTTTTACTGAAGTGCCCATTAATAGAATTCATCtgcttttaaagataaatatgagtaaattttaaatattatgttatGCTAAAGTTTACATTATACTAATTTATTACTTAAATAAACATTGGGTAAATTATTAAACATATGTGTaattatagacatatatatatgtctgtgtgtgtgtgtgtatcatagaCAAAGACTATGGTTATGTACTTGATAGTTCATATGAAAATTTATAGCCATGCATGTGTACATGCATATTTATTTACTATGACTTAGAAACAAGTATAAACactcattttaatttcaaattctctATTAACTCTGTTataaacttcaattttaaaataaaaacacgttgcaaaaaaaattaaatacaaaaattaagatcttttgaatatgtattaattcattttcttattttcaatttgACAATTTAAATAAGTATGATAATAAGATATGAAACAGTAGTGCTTGCTACAAAAGGGAAATATACTTTTATTGGAAATTCCTTTCGTTTGAGACCCAACTGAGCTAAGAAACTAAGATTATTTAGCTCCCCAAACTTTTCATTCATAATTGATATAGCCCTCCAAACTTCATTTGTAATTAATATAGGGTAATGGAGGAAATCATTCTCCAcctgttatttttatatatatttctattttttacacAAAGGAACTACATGTGAAAGAAGTAgcaccattaaaagaaaaaaaaaaacagccctcCATAATTGCAATGATTTAATTATCAGTATAAATAGCAGAATACTTTACTCACTTCTGAATTTGAAGAGGTTCATGTGTTTGGGGATACAGATTTCATCTCTAGCATTAAAAAATGCCTTTAACATTAATAAAAGGACATATTTTGATAACTTCTTGTGCCAGGATTTCCTTTACAAAAACATCTCATTCACACTAAAAACATTTATAACAAGGGAAATTAAAGTAAATTAAGCTCAAAGATAAAAGCCCCTTTTTACTAACACCTTGTGCTAGAATGGCTGCCAAAATGTATGCTAATCATGTCAATGTTGCTAGTTGAGCTGGCACAAAAATAAATGTTCCATTCATTAAAAGCCCTAATATCCATTTAACAGTTTGAGGACCAGTGCGTCTTCTTTGCCCAATTTAATGAAGAGGATTGCTCTGATCTTTGCACTGCCAAATCCATTCTTATACTACAGAGAAAATTGTTCATTAATTTGGATTGGGAAATTTAAAGTAACAAAGCAATTTCAGCTACAAGTGAGGAAACAGTTTGCATTACTTGACTGTTTAGATGCCTTGAccctattaaaagaaaaaaaaaaaggttctctTGGAAGTTATGCTATCAATGGTagttaaaaggaaaaggaaaaagaaattcttcttttaaaacaatTGTGTAGAATACATGTATTAAAAATCCAAAGCCTTTGTCTTTTTGAGTGCTTTACATGTGTTTTATGTAGACACCAGGCATAATCTTGCCTATAAAGTAGCATCACTGAAGCAAtattgtgtgtgctaagtcatttcagtcatgtccaactctgtgtgaccccatggactgtagccagactcctctgtccatgggatttctcaggcatgaatactggattgggtatcctggttccttctccaggggatattctcaacctagggatggaacccatatctctcatgtctcctgcattagcagacatgTTCTTTACTaatagcaccatctgggaagcaatACTAGGGACAGTGCATAAAGTGGACTTGACTGCAATAATACCTATCTTGAGAATTCTAATTTATACTTCTAGAACATCTCAATTGACAATtgcaaaaaagggaaaatacaaTCCTCTCCTGAGCTTATGGAGACTCCAGTTCTAATCTATCTCAGCACAGAGAACTGGGGTGCTGACCTgtggcagaaaaaagaaaagagtaatgaAAGGACAGTGTTGAGCATATGGAGCTCTTCAACTCATTGGACAGTCTCAGCTCACAGACAAGGGACACAGATACCTGAACATTGTCCTCACTCTAAGGAAAATTTGCTCACTGTAAGAAAGCAGTCAGTGCTACCAAATATCATTTTGCTGATTTTTACAAACTCTGCCCAGCAATGTGATTTTAGAGTGTGagtagtcaacaaatatttattgaaaggaagaGGATTGACAGTTatgcaaatagaaacaaaaaagaaaaaatctatcagttaaaaataaaagtaattcgTGGGCAAAATACCCACTgtaattttttctaattatttataattCTGATAAGAAAAGTTCATGAATAATTTTCAGATAATATATATGTGAACACCTACAGtctataatcattttttaaatgtcagttatTGTTGGTAATTGTTCTTAAAATACTAGTACTTTTTCCTCTGATAAAATTCTAAACTGGAAATGTATTCCATTAAGGacataaaacaaaactgaatgaaCTTTAAGGCTTAGCCCACTGGTGTCAAGAAGTAGGAAGACTGCAATGACTAAAAAAATAATCAGTCattcatatcatatatatttatttcggTACTCTAAATATTATGGGCTTAACTGAGAACAAGACAGAGTCCCTTGATGACTTTAGATAATGGCATGAAAGGCTAACAAGAAAAACTTCAATCTGAAAACAAAAGCATTGTATGGGATAAATGCCTGTTCCCAGAATATCAAGTGAACAGGATCTAACTCAATCTTGGGAAGTCTCTGAGAAAGATTCCCGAAGGAGGTTATTTCTAAAGTGGACACTCTCAGGAAGATGATATCTAATCTGAGTATTAAAAGGAGAAGTTAGCCAGGGGAAACTGGACAGAAGAGAGAAGGGTAtttgaggaagaagaaataatgTGAAAATCACACATGTCCTAGTGAGCACATTATGACtttttgttggtgttgttcagtcactaagtcgtgtccaaatctttgcaacctcatgaactgcaatATGCCAGACTTacttgcccttcactatctctcagagtttgctcaaattcatgtccactgagtcagtgacatcatccaaccatctcatgctctgtcgcctccttctcctcttgccctcaatctttcccaacatcagtgtctctCCAGTGcatcagctcttcgtatcaggtggccaaagtattagagcttcagcgtcagcatcaatccttccaaagaatattcagaattgatttccttcagggttgatctccttgctttccaaaggactctcaagagtcttctccagcaccacagtttgaaagcaccagttcttcggtgctcagtcttctttatagtccaattcccatatccatacatgcctactggaaaaatcatagctttgactatatggacctttgttggcaaagtgatgtctctgctttttaatacactctctaggtttgtcatatccatttttccaaggagtaagagttttttgtttttgtttttaatttcacggctgcagtaaTGACCTGCAtagattttggagaccaagaaaatgaaatctgacactgtttctacattttctccatctatttgccataggGTGATAGGAcctgataccatgatcttcattttttgaatgttgagttttcatgatcttcattttttgaatgttgagttttaagccagctttttaactctcctctctTACCTCCTCACTTCCTCCCATTAAAGTTGTATCATTTGCacatctgagtttgttgatatttttcctggaaatcttgcctccaccttgtgattcacccagtccATCATATCACATGATATacattgcatataagttaaattagcagagtgaaaatatacagcctttcatactcttttcccaattttgaaccagcccgtTTTTCCATGTcaagtgctaactgttgcttcattccttttttggggggattggaatggaaactgatctTTTTTTAGTcttgtggccaatgctgagtttttcaaatttgctggtgtaatgagtgcagcattttaacagtgTCATCTTtagggatttgaaatagctcagctggaattctatcacctccactaaatttgttcatagtaatgcttcctaaggcttccctggtggttgagagggcaaagcatctgcctgcagtgcaggagacccagcttcaattcctgggtcaggaagatcccctgaggcctacttaacttcacactccaggatggctacctctaggtgagtgaccacatcatcgtggttatctgggtccttaAGAACTGgtcatacagttcttctgtttatcattgccaccttttcttaacctctcatgcttctgttaggtccttgcagtttttattcttcattgtgtccatctttgcatgaaacattcccttggcatcttcaattttcttttaaaaagtctctagtttttcccattctattttattcctctgtttctttgaattgttcacttgaaaaggctttcttatctctccttgctattctttggaactctgcattcagttgagaatatcttttcctttcgactttgccttttgcttctcttcctttctcagctattttaacCCCTCCTTGGACAACtgctttgccttctttcatttccttttattggaCATGGTTTTAGTCACCACCTTCTGTACAATggtatgaacctctgtccatagttcttcaggtactctgtctatcagttctcatcccttgaatcaatttgtcacctctactgtataatcttaagggatttgatttatggcATACCtggtgacctagtggttttccctactttcttcaatttgagcctgaattttgcaatacagAGCTGAAAAAGGAGcttaattttgcaataatgatttgaaccacagtcagcttcagttcttgtttttgctgactgtatcaagtttcttcatcttcagctgcaaagaatatgctgctgcttctactgctgctaagttgcttcagttgtgtctgactctgtgcaaccccatagacggcagcccaccaggttccccatccctgggattctctaggcaagaacactggagtgggttgccatttccttctccaatgcatgaaagtgaaaagtgaaagtgaagtcagtcagtcatgtctgactcttcgtgacccgatggactgccgcctaccaggcttctctgtccatgggattttccaggcaaaagtactggagtgaggtgccatctaATGcatctaatttcagtattgaccatctgttgatgtccttgtgtagagccgtctcttgtgttgttggaagagagtgtttgctatgaagAGTGCattctattggcaaaactctgttagcgtttgtcctgcttcattttgtattccaaggccaaatttgctcattattctaggtatctcttgatttcctacttttcatTCCAGTGCTCTATGAcagaaaggacatctttttagttctaggaggtcttgtagatATTCATAGAATTtttcaacttgagcttctttgCCATTAGTGGTTgaagcatagacttggattgctgtgatattgaatgatttaccttggaaacaaacagagatcattctgtcatttttgagactgcaaccaagtactgcatttcagactcttttgttgaccacaatGGCTATTCCATTCCTTCTAAAGgattctgcccacagtagtatttataatggtcatctgaattaaatccacccattccaatccattttagttcactgtttcctaaaatgtcagtgtttactcttgccatctcctgtctgaccacatccaatttacttcAATTCATGGACTTACCATTCCatgctcctatgcaatattgttctttctatcatcagactttactttcaccaacaGATACaaccacagctgggtgttgtttccactttggctcagcctcttcattctttctgtacctatttctccactctttctCAGAAGTATATTGGACATCCACCGACCTGGGGGGTAGGAGGTCGTCTTTCAGTGTtaaatctttttgccttttcatactcttcatggggtcctcaaggcaaaaatactgaagtgtttgtcattcccttcttaaGTGGACCAAGTTTTTGTCCGGCCCTAACTAGCAgtgactatgctatgctatgctaagtcacttcagtcgtgtccgactctgtgtgaccccatagacgtcagcctaccaggctcccctgtccctgggattctccaggcaagaacaatggagtgggttgccattttcttctccaatgcatgaaagtgaaaagtgaaagtgaagtcactcagtcgtgtccaactcttagcaaccccatggactgcagcctaccaggctcctccatccatgggattttccaggcaagagtaccggagtggggtgccattgctttctctgaacaGTGACTAAAGAGGAGCAAATATTACTGTTATCAGTTGAAGGGATGAAGAGATTAAAAGATACTATTAACAATGAATTTAGAAGTGtacaagtccaagaaacccagagagtcccaaacaggataaacccaaggcaaaacaccccaagacacatattaatcaaattaacaaagatcaaacacaaagaacaaatattaaaagcagcaagggaaaaacaacaaataacacacaagggaattcccataaggataacagctgatctttcaatagaaactcttcaggccaggagggaaggcagaacatacttaaagtgatgaaagaaaagaacctacagcccagattactgtacccagcaaggatctcattcaaatatgaaggaaaataaaagtctttacagacaagcaaaagctgagagaattcagcaccaccaaaccaacaaatgctaaagaatcttctctagacaggaaacataaaaagggtgtataaactcaaacccagaATTCAGCACAACCaatccaacaaatgctaaagaatcttctctagacataaaatacaaaaagggtgtataaactcaaacccaaaacaataaagtaaatggcaacggatcatacttatcaataattatcttaaatataaatggattgaatgcccaatgaaaagaaaaagactggctgaatggataaaaaaaacaagacccctatatatgttgtctacaaaagacccacctcaaaacaagggacacatacagattgaaagtgaagggctggaaaaagatattccatgcaaatagagaccaaaagaaagcagaagtagcaatactcatatcagataaaataaactttcacagtcaaacaaaggctgtgaaagagacaaagaaggacactacataataatcaatggatcaatccaaaaagaagatataacaattataaatatatatgcacccaacatagaagcaccacaatatgtaagacaaatgctaataagtatgaaaggggaaattaacaataacacaataataatgggagactttaaGACCCcattacacctatggatagatcaactaaacagaaaattaacaaggaaacacaaactttaaatgaaacaatagactagttagatctaattgatatctataggatatttcaccccaaaacaatgaatttcacctttttctcaagtgcacacagaatcttctccaggatagattcatattctgggccataaatctagccttggtagattcaaaacaattgaaatctttccaagcatcttttctgaccacaatgcagtaagattggATCTCAatcacaggagaaaaactatttaacattccaatatatggaggctgaacaacatgctactgaataaccaacaaatcacagaagaaatcaaaaaagaaatcaaaatatgcatagaaacgaatgaaaatgaaaacacaacaacccaaaacctgtcggacactgtaaaagcagtgctaaggggaaagttcatagcaatacaggcattcctcaagaaaaaagtcaaataaataacctaactctacacctaaagcaactagaaaaggaagaaatgaagaaccccaggattagtacaaggaaagaaatctaaaaaattagggcagaaataaatgcaaaggaaacaaaagagaccatagcaaaaatcaacaaagccaaaagctgattctttgagaggataaataaaattggcaaaccattagccaaactcatcaagaaacaaaaggagaaaaatcaaatcaataaaattagaaatgaaaatgaagatatcacaacagacaacacagaaatacaaaggatcataagagactactataggcaattatatgccaataaaatggacagcttggaagaaatggacaaattcttagaaaagtacaactttccaaaattggaccaggaagaaatagaaaatcttaacagacccatcacaagcagggaaattgaaactgtaatcagaaatcttccagcaaacaaaagcccaggtctagacagcctcacagctgaattctaccaaatatttagagaagatctaacacctatcctactcaaactcttctagaaaatttcagaggaaggtaaacatccaaactcattctatgaggcctccatcaccctaataccaaaacctgataaagaggccacaaaaaaaaaaaaaataaaattacaggctaatatcattgatgaatatagatccaaaatccttaacaaaattctagcaatcagaacccaacaacacattaaaaagaccatacatcatgaccaagtgggctgtatcccagggatgcaaggattcttcaatatccgcaaatcaatcaatgtaatacaccgcattaacaaattgaaaaat
The sequence above is drawn from the Bos javanicus breed banteng chromosome 12, ARS-OSU_banteng_1.0, whole genome shotgun sequence genome and encodes:
- the PCDH20 gene encoding protocadherin-20 codes for the protein MRGGGDACGSRAGAVSWSRATWRPRPDMGSLSRPSSSASHGNLPHLLLFFLFVGPFNCLASYSRATEILYSLNEGLPAGVLIGSLAEDLRLLPSAGGQDLLSQSPQHSVAERNPPLSFSLASQGLSGQYVTLDNRSGELHTSAQEIDREALCLEGGGGIAWGRSISISSSPSADSCLLLLDVLVLPQEYFRFVKVKIAIRDINDNAPRFPISQISVWVPENAPVNTRLAIEHPAVDPDMGTNGVQTYRLLDYHRMFTLDVEENENGERTPYLIVMGLLDRETQDQYVSIIIAEDGGSPPLIGSATLTIGISDINDNCPLFTDSQINITVYGNATVGTPIAAVQAVDRDLGNNAQITYSYSQKVPQASKDLFHLNENTGVIKLFSKIGGSVLQTHKLTILANGPGCIPAVITALVTIIKVIFRPPEIVPRYIANQIDGIIYLKELEPVNTPIAFFTIRDPEGKYKVNCYLDGEGPFRLLPYKPYSNEYLLETTKPMDYELQQFYEIAIVAWNSEGFQVKKMIKVQLLDDNDNAPVFLQPLVELTIEENNAPNAFLTKLDATDADSGERGQVSYFLGPDAPSYFSLDSVTGILTVSTQLDREEKEKYRYTVRAVDSGKPPQESVATVVITVLDKNDNSPRFINKDFSFFVPENFPGYGEIGVISVTDADTGQNGWVALSVVNQSDIFVIDTGKGLLRAKVSLDREQQSSYTLWVEAVDGGTPPLSSTAKITILLLDINDNPPLVLFPQSNMSYLLVLPSTLPGSLVTEVYAVDKDTGMNAVIAYSIIGRRGPRPESFRIDPKTGNITLEEALLQTDYGLHRLLVKVSDHGYPEPLHSTVMVNLFVNDTVSNESYIENLLRKEPEISIEEKEPQISIEPTHRKAESVSCMPTLVALSVISLSSITFLTGMGIYICLRREKKHHREDENLEVQTPLKGKIDLHMRERKPMDISNI